A genome region from Crossiella equi includes the following:
- a CDS encoding MFS transporter, translating into MTVLEAPPRKDPDFRRYLCARVVSVAGSLVTVVALPVLVYRLTGSAAWTAAVAAAEALPYLLFGLLAGALADRVDRRRLMIAVDLVNALVIASVPLLWLLEALTPWQVVAVAFVSQSLFVLFDSANFGALPALVGKERITSAYATVFGATTVVEMLVPPLATLAVTVVSPAPMLAVDALTYAVSALLLRAITRPLSEPDRAGRPRSLGDIRADVRAGLGFLWRQPTVRTLTLVGATHSAAGGAWVAMVVPWADRSLGVTPSGDARLAVLMSCWAVGALIASKLTPVLTRRLGAARLALRALPTSLLCGLAVVFSSYWLFGALAAVAWGAAYTTVVINSITYRQQVTPPELQGRVNTTARMLSWGVGNPLGAALAGTVAVAVSPAAGLAASVAVLAVGVVLAWCSPLRAQSTVS; encoded by the coding sequence ATGACGGTTCTGGAAGCCCCGCCGCGCAAGGACCCGGACTTCCGCCGGTACCTGTGCGCGCGGGTGGTGTCGGTGGCGGGTTCGCTGGTCACCGTGGTCGCGCTGCCGGTGCTGGTGTACCGGCTGACCGGGAGCGCGGCCTGGACCGCGGCGGTGGCCGCCGCCGAGGCGCTGCCGTACCTGCTGTTCGGGCTGCTCGCGGGCGCGCTGGCCGACCGGGTGGACCGGCGGCGGCTGATGATCGCGGTGGACCTGGTGAACGCCCTGGTCATCGCCAGCGTGCCGTTGCTCTGGCTACTGGAGGCGCTCACGCCCTGGCAGGTGGTGGCGGTCGCGTTCGTCTCGCAGAGCCTGTTCGTGCTCTTCGACTCGGCCAACTTCGGCGCCCTGCCCGCGCTGGTCGGCAAGGAGCGCATCACGAGCGCGTACGCGACCGTCTTCGGCGCCACGACGGTCGTGGAGATGCTCGTCCCGCCCCTGGCCACGCTGGCTGTGACGGTTGTCTCACCGGCCCCGATGCTGGCCGTGGACGCCCTCACCTACGCGGTCTCGGCCCTGCTGCTGCGGGCGATCACCCGGCCGCTGTCCGAGCCGGACCGGGCCGGGCGGCCGCGCTCGCTGGGCGACATCCGCGCGGACGTGCGGGCCGGGCTGGGCTTCCTGTGGCGGCAGCCGACCGTGCGCACGCTGACGCTGGTCGGGGCCACGCACTCGGCGGCGGGCGGGGCCTGGGTGGCCATGGTGGTGCCCTGGGCGGACCGCTCGCTCGGGGTCACCCCCAGCGGGGACGCCCGGCTCGCGGTGCTGATGAGCTGCTGGGCGGTCGGCGCGCTGATCGCCTCGAAGCTGACCCCGGTGCTCACCCGGAGGCTGGGCGCGGCCCGGCTCGCGCTGCGTGCGCTGCCCACCTCGCTGCTGTGCGGGCTGGCGGTGGTGTTCAGCTCGTACTGGCTGTTCGGCGCGCTGGCGGCGGTGGCCTGGGGCGCGGCGTACACCACGGTGGTGATCAACTCGATCACCTACCGGCAGCAGGTCACCCCGCCCGAGCTGCAGGGCCGGGTGAACACCACCGCGCGCATGCTGTCCTGGGGCGTGGGCAACCCGCTCGGCGCCGCGCTCGCGGGCACGGTCGCGGTGGCGGTCAGCCCGGCCGCGGGACTCGCCGCCTCGGTCGCCGTGCTGGCCGTCGGGGTCGTGCTGGCGTGGTGCTCGCCGCTGCGGGCTCAGAGCACGGTGTCGTAG
- a CDS encoding ABC transporter ATP-binding protein gives MSSISGTGLTVRFGDRTILSTVDLTVADGQWLALVGRNGCGKSTLLRVLAGLHEPDEGLVHLGREPLHSLGRREVARRIAVLPQAMPAVPGLTVRQLVRQGRYAVRGPLGMLRAGDDDQVRRALADTGVENYADAAVDRLSGGERQRVRLALALAQDAPVLLLDEPTTYLDVRHQLEVLELVARLRAERGLTVVTVLHDLAQAARYADRVLALKDGVVHADGPAAEVVDEELLAGVFGVRGRVWRDDRTGRPACAYDTVL, from the coding sequence ATGAGCTCGATCTCGGGGACCGGGCTCACGGTCCGGTTCGGCGACCGCACGATTCTGTCCACAGTGGACCTCACGGTGGCGGACGGCCAGTGGCTGGCGCTGGTCGGCCGCAACGGCTGCGGCAAGAGCACGCTGCTGCGCGTGCTGGCCGGGCTGCACGAGCCGGACGAGGGCCTGGTGCACCTGGGCCGGGAGCCGCTGCACAGCCTCGGCCGCCGCGAGGTGGCCCGGCGGATCGCGGTGCTGCCCCAGGCCATGCCCGCCGTGCCCGGCCTGACCGTGCGCCAGCTGGTGCGCCAGGGCCGGTACGCGGTGCGCGGCCCGCTGGGCATGCTGCGGGCCGGGGACGACGACCAGGTGCGCCGGGCACTGGCCGACACCGGTGTCGAGAACTACGCGGACGCGGCGGTGGACCGGCTCTCCGGCGGCGAGCGGCAGCGTGTGCGGCTGGCCCTCGCGCTGGCCCAGGACGCCCCGGTGCTGCTGCTGGACGAGCCGACCACCTACCTGGACGTGCGCCACCAGCTGGAGGTGCTGGAACTGGTCGCCCGGCTGCGCGCCGAGCGCGGCCTGACCGTGGTGACCGTGCTGCACGACCTGGCCCAGGCCGCCCGCTACGCCGACCGCGTCCTGGCGCTCAAGGACGGGGTGGTGCACGCGGACGGCCCGGCGGCCGAGGTGGTGGACGAGGAGCTGCTGGCGGGTGTGTTCGGCGTGCGCGGCCGGGTCTGGCGCGACGACCGGACCGGCCGCCCGGCCTGCGCCTACGACACCGTGCTCTGA
- a CDS encoding CocE/NonD family hydrolase, whose translation MRRVSTKIEGHLVPAADEVPLAATVFHSPERERSPVVVLSSPYGQGANTSQAKKWAKLGFACVTADSRGRFASGGTFRPYLSEASDGARLLDWVHAQPFCDGRVLLVGSSYGAYSALAAAAARTAPVAGVIAAVPAMGLGETAREPGGAARLACRVGWWSEHGGTKVPRPPVEVDLARLPVHGLVDAPGWPELWAAPRRGELWSRLADCTAPLLAVGGTHDPFAADTAELTAAWGGPSRLVLGPWGHLLDAHAPGAVLGGKRVGALYAAFARAALDGLTGDGAWLHAGSWRRWPSDAGRTVPLTTVRGVFTADPADPFPSRPPLADLTQDLRRVDRALLHTAPLPAGVLRGEVTARLRLRADTPDNDWVLRLSDGRTQLAHAVVRHPAPPGHPVECEIRLGPLGVELPAGVRLHLEVAGHHWPRHARNPHTGTDPVAAVTLLPSRREVLAAELSLPLSEPQDLVADEDLIEEVVR comes from the coding sequence GTGCGCCGCGTGAGCACAAAAATCGAGGGGCACCTCGTCCCCGCCGCGGACGAGGTGCCCCTCGCTGCCACCGTGTTCCACTCTCCCGAGCGCGAGCGTTCTCCGGTGGTAGTTCTGTCTTCCCCGTACGGCCAGGGCGCAAACACATCCCAGGCAAAAAAATGGGCAAAACTTGGTTTTGCCTGCGTAACGGCCGATTCCCGGGGCAGATTCGCCTCCGGCGGCACCTTCCGGCCCTACCTCTCGGAGGCCTCGGACGGGGCCCGGCTGCTCGACTGGGTGCACGCCCAGCCCTTCTGCGACGGCCGGGTGCTCCTGGTCGGCTCCTCCTACGGCGCCTACTCCGCGCTCGCCGCCGCGGCCGCCCGCACCGCGCCGGTGGCGGGCGTGATCGCGGCGGTCCCCGCGATGGGCCTCGGCGAGACCGCGCGCGAGCCGGGCGGGGCGGCCCGGCTGGCCTGCCGGGTGGGCTGGTGGTCCGAGCACGGCGGGACGAAGGTGCCCCGCCCGCCCGTGGAGGTCGACCTCGCCCGGCTGCCGGTGCACGGGCTGGTGGACGCCCCGGGCTGGCCGGAGCTGTGGGCGGCCCCGCGCCGAGGTGAGCTGTGGTCCCGGCTGGCCGACTGCACCGCGCCGCTGCTCGCGGTCGGCGGCACCCACGACCCGTTCGCCGCGGACACCGCCGAGCTGACCGCGGCCTGGGGCGGGCCGTCCCGGCTGGTGCTCGGCCCGTGGGGGCACCTGCTGGACGCGCACGCCCCCGGCGCGGTGCTCGGCGGCAAGCGTGTCGGCGCGCTCTACGCCGCCTTCGCCCGCGCCGCCCTCGACGGCCTGACCGGCGACGGCGCCTGGCTGCACGCCGGGAGCTGGCGCCGCTGGCCCTCCGACGCGGGGCGCACGGTCCCGCTGACCACGGTGCGCGGGGTGTTCACCGCGGACCCGGCCGACCCGTTCCCGTCCCGTCCGCCGCTGGCCGACCTCACGCAGGACCTGCGCCGCGTGGACCGGGCGCTGCTGCACACCGCACCGCTGCCCGCCGGTGTGCTGCGGGGCGAGGTCACCGCCCGGCTCCGGCTGCGCGCGGACACCCCGGACAACGACTGGGTGCTCCGCCTCTCCGACGGCCGGACGCAGCTCGCACACGCCGTCGTGCGGCACCCCGCGCCCCCCGGCCACCCCGTCGAGTGCGAGATCCGGCTCGGCCCGCTCGGCGTGGAGCTGCCCGCCGGGGTCCGGCTGCACCTGGAGGTCGCCGGGCACCACTGGCCCCGGCACGCCCGCAACCC
- a CDS encoding FecCD family ABC transporter permease → MRRYTALPVAVLALLAVGTASLCLGEPLVGVNRLAAAFAGETDLEHAVVVLLRAPRLLLALCAGAALGAAGLLLQESLRNPLAVPELLGVSSGASAAVAITVVWAVPVPGAPLVPALFGAVVGGLLTLLAARSAVGPAAVLLIGAAVSAALQAVMFTALSLSDSRDQGVLFRYLLGSLTGTTWDTVAFAAPGLLAALPLALLSVPALGLLRLGDDTASALGLRAGRARLAVLVLACVLVAIAVGPAGPIAWVGFLGPQLARRLRPGADARVWLGWSALFGALLVVLADLLARTVLYPVELPVGGLTAVVAVLLGALLMFRRSREALG, encoded by the coding sequence GTGAGGCGGTACACCGCCCTGCCGGTCGCCGTCCTGGCGCTGCTCGCCGTCGGCACGGCCTCGCTGTGCCTGGGCGAGCCCTTGGTCGGCGTGAACCGGCTGGCGGCCGCGTTCGCCGGGGAGACCGACCTGGAGCACGCCGTGGTGGTGCTGCTGCGCGCGCCGAGGCTGCTGCTCGCGCTGTGCGCGGGCGCGGCGCTGGGCGCGGCCGGGCTGCTGCTCCAGGAGTCCCTGCGCAACCCGCTGGCCGTGCCCGAGCTGCTCGGGGTGTCCAGCGGGGCCTCGGCCGCGGTGGCCATCACCGTGGTCTGGGCGGTGCCGGTGCCGGGCGCCCCGCTGGTGCCCGCGCTGTTCGGCGCGGTGGTCGGCGGGCTGCTGACCCTGCTGGCCGCGCGCAGCGCCGTCGGCCCGGCCGCCGTGCTGCTGATCGGCGCCGCGGTCAGCGCCGCGCTGCAGGCCGTCATGTTCACCGCGCTGTCGCTGTCGGACTCGCGCGACCAGGGCGTGCTCTTCCGCTACCTGCTCGGCTCGCTCACCGGCACCACCTGGGACACCGTGGCCTTCGCCGCCCCGGGCCTGCTGGCCGCGCTGCCCCTGGCACTGCTCTCGGTGCCCGCGCTCGGCCTGCTCCGCCTGGGTGACGACACCGCGTCCGCGCTCGGCCTGCGGGCCGGACGGGCGCGGCTGGCCGTGCTGGTGCTGGCGTGCGTGCTGGTCGCGATCGCGGTCGGCCCGGCCGGGCCCATCGCCTGGGTGGGCTTCCTCGGCCCGCAGCTGGCCCGGCGGCTGCGGCCCGGTGCGGACGCCCGGGTCTGGCTGGGCTGGTCCGCGCTGTTCGGCGCGCTGCTGGTGGTGCTGGCCGACCTGCTCGCGCGCACCGTGCTGTACCCGGTGGAGCTGCCGGTGGGCGGGCTGACCGCCGTGGTCGCGGTGCTGCTCGGCGCGCTGCTGATGTTCCGGCGCTCCAGGGAGGCTCTGGGATGA
- the wzm gene encoding galactan export ABC transporter permease subunit Wzm/RfbD encodes MNTARAYRSWGRAFADLSAAWKQRTLWGHLGWQDIKQGYRRSVLGPLWITISTGVMALAMGILFSAIQNQPIEFFLPYVTVGLVCWTFINNCINEGAHVFIANEGLIKQLPSPLTTHIFRLVWRQVLLFAHNFLIYFIMLAIFPQELKWTAFYAIPAFLLIVLNGGWVSLAVGIVSTRFRDIPPIIGSITMLLFYLTPIVWDFGVLKNHPNPVVSERAYLAEFNPFLHFIEIIRRPLLGQDQLFHHWLIVGIITLVGWAAALVLLRNYRARVSYWV; translated from the coding sequence GTGAACACTGCCCGCGCATACCGGAGCTGGGGCCGGGCCTTCGCGGACCTGAGCGCCGCGTGGAAACAGCGCACGCTCTGGGGCCACCTCGGTTGGCAGGACATCAAGCAGGGCTATCGCCGGTCCGTGCTGGGTCCACTGTGGATCACCATCAGCACCGGCGTCATGGCGCTGGCCATGGGCATCCTGTTCTCGGCCATCCAGAACCAGCCCATCGAGTTCTTCCTGCCGTACGTCACGGTGGGCCTGGTGTGCTGGACCTTCATCAACAACTGCATCAACGAGGGTGCGCACGTCTTCATCGCGAACGAGGGGCTGATCAAGCAGCTCCCGTCACCGCTGACGACGCACATCTTCCGCCTCGTCTGGCGTCAGGTGCTGCTGTTCGCGCACAACTTCCTCATCTACTTCATCATGCTGGCGATCTTCCCGCAGGAACTGAAGTGGACGGCGTTCTACGCGATCCCGGCGTTCCTGCTGATCGTGCTCAACGGCGGCTGGGTCTCGCTCGCGGTGGGCATCGTGAGCACCCGCTTCCGCGACATCCCGCCGATCATCGGCAGCATCACCATGCTGCTCTTCTACTTGACGCCGATCGTGTGGGACTTCGGCGTGCTGAAGAACCACCCGAACCCGGTGGTCTCCGAGCGGGCCTACTTGGCGGAGTTCAACCCGTTCCTGCACTTCATCGAGATCATCCGGCGGCCGCTGCTGGGCCAGGACCAGCTGTTCCACCACTGGCTGATCGTCGGCATCATCACCCTGGTGGGCTGGGCCGCCGCCCTGGTCCTGCTGCGCAACTACCGTGCCCGCGTCTCGTACTGGGTGTAA
- a CDS encoding GMC family oxidoreductase N-terminal domain-containing protein, with protein MTGGWDALVIGTGPGGAVTARALAEAGLRVLVVEEGDWTEPGSVAPFSLEQMRRQYRGGGLTAALGRPSIAYTEGRGVGGGSEVNSGLYHRPSEQLLAQWSQDWHVEGLDVPELAPHSDLVEKELSVSTLPWALPASSRVLARGAEALGWRGFEVPRWAVCEQRGGRRTVRRQTMSVTYWPKALAAGAVLRPRTRALRLELSGPRATAAVLEDLATGRTERVTFEHVFVCAGATQTPALLQRSGLRRNIGGNFSVHPTVKVTAEFDEPVNDPDDVPVFQVKEFGSALSFGGSASRPSLLALALGENWPAFGPALARWPHLFTYYAATQSVGRGRVRALPGFTDPLVTYRLTRGDHELLRTGLARLMHLLLAAGAHTIYPSFRGAPVVTNPAGIAAAAQAMTPGRASLMTVHLCGTVPMGEDLARCGADSYGRVHGTANVHVNDASLLPSAPGVNPQGAIMAIAARNVSRFLRAPHTEQRATHVRSGATG; from the coding sequence GTGACCGGCGGGTGGGACGCCCTGGTCATCGGCACCGGGCCCGGTGGGGCGGTCACCGCGCGAGCGCTGGCCGAGGCCGGGCTCCGGGTCCTCGTGGTGGAGGAGGGTGACTGGACCGAGCCCGGTTCGGTCGCCCCCTTCTCGCTGGAGCAGATGCGGCGGCAGTACCGCGGCGGCGGGCTGACCGCCGCGCTCGGGCGCCCGTCCATCGCCTACACCGAGGGGCGGGGCGTCGGCGGCGGGTCGGAGGTCAACTCCGGGCTCTACCACCGGCCGTCCGAGCAGCTGCTCGCCCAGTGGTCCCAGGACTGGCACGTCGAGGGCCTGGACGTGCCCGAGCTGGCCCCGCACAGCGACCTGGTCGAGAAGGAGCTGTCCGTCTCGACGTTGCCCTGGGCCCTGCCCGCCTCGTCCCGGGTGCTCGCCCGGGGCGCGGAGGCGTTGGGCTGGCGCGGGTTCGAGGTGCCGCGCTGGGCGGTCTGCGAGCAGCGCGGCGGGCGGCGCACCGTGCGCAGGCAGACCATGTCGGTCACCTACTGGCCCAAGGCGCTGGCCGCGGGTGCGGTGCTGCGGCCCCGCACCCGGGCGCTGCGGCTGGAGCTGTCCGGTCCCCGGGCCACCGCCGCGGTGCTCGAAGACCTGGCCACCGGGCGCACCGAGCGGGTCACCTTCGAGCACGTGTTCGTCTGCGCGGGCGCCACCCAGACCCCCGCGCTGCTGCAACGGTCCGGGCTGCGGCGCAACATCGGCGGCAACTTCTCCGTGCACCCCACGGTCAAGGTCACCGCCGAGTTCGACGAGCCGGTCAACGACCCGGACGACGTGCCGGTGTTCCAGGTCAAGGAGTTCGGCTCCGCGCTGTCCTTCGGCGGCTCCGCCTCCCGGCCCTCGCTGCTGGCTCTGGCCCTGGGCGAGAACTGGCCCGCCTTCGGGCCCGCCCTGGCCCGCTGGCCGCACCTGTTCACCTACTACGCGGCCACCCAGAGCGTGGGGCGCGGGCGGGTGCGGGCGCTGCCCGGGTTCACCGACCCGCTGGTCACCTACCGGTTGACCAGGGGCGACCACGAGCTGCTGCGCACCGGCCTGGCCCGGCTGATGCACCTGCTGCTGGCGGCGGGCGCGCACACGATCTACCCGTCCTTCCGGGGCGCCCCGGTGGTCACCAACCCGGCCGGGATCGCCGCCGCGGCCCAGGCCATGACCCCGGGCCGCGCCAGCCTGATGACCGTGCACCTGTGCGGGACGGTGCCCATGGGCGAGGACCTCGCCCGCTGCGGCGCCGACTCCTACGGCCGGGTGCACGGCACGGCGAACGTGCACGTCAACGACGCCTCGCTGCTGCCGTCGGCACCCGGCGTCAACCCCCAGGGCGCGATCATGGCGATCGCCGCGCGGAACGTGAGCCGATTCCTGCGCGCCCCCCACACCGAGCAGAGAGCCACCCATGTCCGATCTGGTGCCACCGGCTGA
- the wzt gene encoding galactan export ABC transporter ATP-binding subunit Wzt/RfbE → MVSIDVQNAWVEFPIFDAKTRSLKKAVLGKAGGKIGGEGKVPVIEALRDVTISLQHGDRVALVGHNGAGKSTLLRLLSGIYEPTRGTSKIVGKVAPVFDLGVGMDPEISGYDNIIIRGLFLGMTRKQMEARIDDIAEFSELGNYLSMPLRTYSTGMRVRLALGVVTSIDPEILLLDEGIGAVDAAFLDKARDRLNDLVKRSGMLVFASHSDEFLKSLCSTAIWVDHGQVREHGPLRQVLTSYKGRDPFANDDEHASVGAGGTP, encoded by the coding sequence ATGGTCAGCATTGACGTACAGAACGCCTGGGTCGAGTTCCCCATCTTCGACGCCAAGACCCGTTCGCTGAAGAAGGCCGTGCTGGGCAAGGCGGGCGGCAAGATCGGCGGCGAGGGCAAGGTCCCGGTCATCGAGGCCCTGCGCGACGTCACCATCTCGCTCCAGCACGGCGACCGCGTCGCGCTCGTCGGCCACAACGGCGCGGGCAAGTCGACGCTGCTGCGCCTGCTCTCCGGCATCTACGAGCCCACGCGGGGCACCTCGAAGATCGTCGGCAAGGTCGCGCCCGTGTTCGACCTCGGTGTCGGCATGGACCCGGAGATCTCCGGGTACGACAACATCATCATCCGGGGCCTGTTCCTCGGCATGACCCGCAAGCAGATGGAAGCCCGCATCGACGACATCGCCGAGTTCTCCGAGCTCGGCAACTACCTGTCGATGCCGCTGCGCACCTACTCCACCGGTATGCGCGTGCGCCTCGCGCTCGGTGTGGTCACCTCGATCGACCCCGAGATCCTGCTGCTGGACGAGGGCATCGGCGCGGTGGACGCGGCGTTCCTGGACAAGGCGAGGGACCGGCTGAACGACCTCGTGAAGCGGTCGGGCATGCTGGTGTTCGCATCGCACTCCGACGAGTTCCTGAAGAGCCTGTGCAGCACGGCGATCTGGGTCGACCACGGCCAGGTCCGCGAACACGGTCCGCTGCGCCAGGTGCTCACCAGCTACAAGGGCAGGGACCCGTTCGCCAATGACGACGAGCACGCTTCGGTGGGAGCTGGTGGCACGCCATGA
- the amiA gene encoding streptamidine family RiPP yields the protein MDKVFVRVEAERELPHNSASHSNALVENPFDDQD from the coding sequence ATGGACAAGGTGTTCGTGCGCGTCGAGGCCGAGCGAGAGCTGCCGCACAACTCGGCGTCGCACAGCAACGCCCTGGTCGAGAACCCGTTCGACGACCAGGACTGA
- the glfT1 gene encoding galactofuranosyltransferase GlfT1: MTDRAGSKTPQGKIIAVVVTCRRRELLADSLKVIAAQTRQPDHLIVVDNGADQPARDVVAAVPIPTTYLLSERNLGGAGGFALGMLHALAMGAEWVWLGDDDGRPADDTVLEVLLEEATRRKLAAVSPVVVNIDSPDTLAFPLRRGLTWKRQREELSSPDSPDFLPGIASLFNGALFRASTLDVIGVPDYRLFFRGDEVEIHRRIVRTGLRFGTTLRVAYAHPDGSAEFKPMLGGRFHAQDPGDPVKRYYTYRNRGYLLSQPGMRKLGLLEAVRFGLYFLGQKKDPKAFVEWVKLVLQGRQEKFFRK; the protein is encoded by the coding sequence ATGACTGATCGGGCTGGGTCGAAGACGCCTCAGGGCAAGATCATCGCGGTGGTGGTCACCTGCCGCAGGCGCGAGCTGCTCGCCGACTCGCTCAAGGTGATCGCGGCCCAGACCCGTCAGCCGGACCACCTCATCGTCGTCGACAACGGGGCGGACCAGCCGGCGCGGGACGTGGTGGCGGCGGTGCCGATCCCCACGACCTACCTGCTCTCCGAGCGCAACCTCGGCGGCGCGGGCGGCTTCGCCCTGGGCATGCTGCACGCGCTGGCCATGGGTGCGGAGTGGGTCTGGCTGGGCGACGACGATGGCCGCCCGGCCGACGACACCGTGCTGGAGGTCCTGCTGGAGGAGGCCACCCGCCGCAAGCTGGCGGCGGTCTCCCCGGTGGTGGTCAACATCGACAGCCCGGACACCCTGGCCTTCCCGCTGCGCCGGGGCCTGACCTGGAAGCGCCAGCGCGAGGAGCTGTCCTCCCCGGACAGCCCGGACTTCCTGCCGGGCATCGCGAGCCTGTTCAACGGCGCCCTCTTCCGCGCCTCCACCCTGGACGTCATCGGTGTCCCCGACTACCGCCTGTTCTTCCGGGGCGACGAGGTGGAGATCCACCGCCGCATCGTGCGCACGGGCCTGCGCTTCGGCACCACCCTCCGCGTGGCCTACGCCCACCCGGACGGCTCGGCCGAGTTCAAGCCGATGCTGGGCGGCCGCTTCCACGCCCAGGACCCGGGCGACCCGGTGAAGCGCTACTACACCTACCGCAACCGCGGCTACCTGCTCTCCCAGCCGGGCATGCGCAAGCTGGGCCTGCTGGAGGCGGTCCGGTTCGGGCTGTACTTCCTGGGGCAGAAGAAGGACCCGAAGGCCTTCGTCGAGTGGGTGAAGCTCGTGCTGCAGGGCCGGCAGGAGAAGTTCTTCCGCAAGTGA
- a CDS encoding FecCD family ABC transporter permease, which produces MTRRFALPVLVVLLAASSLAELVSGSSLGPLTALRALFGEGTETQLLIVHELRLPRTLIAIGTGACLGLAGVVLQAVLRNPMASPEVTGVGSGAVLGAVAATVAGLADLPAALTALAVLGGVVGGASLWLVAGRVGADPMRLVVLGVMVSAVLAGLSLVLLTARPQLAGAAARWLVGTINARTWEHWHALWPWLLVVLLLFLLVGPALDLLAVDDDHARGLGLAVTPWRVFALLGAVLATAAAVGAVGAVAFVGLLAPHAARALAGAEHRLLLPAAALAGAVCVTGADFLAQNLTALVPMVGSQRLGIPVGAVTALAGAVVLIVVARRYSSALAGRDSS; this is translated from the coding sequence ATGACCCGACGGTTCGCACTCCCGGTCCTGGTGGTGCTGCTGGCGGCCAGCTCGCTCGCCGAGCTCGTCTCGGGCAGCTCGCTCGGCCCGCTGACCGCGCTGCGGGCGCTGTTCGGCGAGGGCACGGAGACCCAGCTGCTCATCGTGCACGAGCTGCGGCTGCCCCGGACGCTGATCGCGATCGGCACCGGCGCCTGCCTCGGCCTGGCCGGGGTGGTGCTCCAGGCCGTGCTGCGCAACCCGATGGCCTCGCCCGAGGTCACCGGGGTCGGCTCCGGCGCGGTGCTCGGGGCCGTGGCGGCCACCGTCGCCGGGCTGGCCGACCTCCCGGCCGCGCTCACCGCGCTCGCGGTGCTGGGCGGGGTGGTCGGCGGTGCCTCGCTGTGGCTGGTCGCGGGCCGGGTGGGCGCGGACCCGATGCGGCTGGTGGTGCTGGGCGTGATGGTCTCGGCCGTGCTCGCCGGGCTGTCGCTGGTCCTGCTCACCGCCCGGCCGCAGCTCGCGGGCGCGGCGGCGCGCTGGCTGGTCGGCACGATCAACGCGCGCACCTGGGAGCACTGGCACGCGCTGTGGCCGTGGCTGCTGGTGGTGCTGCTGCTGTTCCTGCTGGTCGGGCCCGCCCTGGATCTGCTCGCGGTGGACGACGACCACGCGCGCGGCCTCGGGCTCGCGGTCACCCCGTGGCGGGTGTTCGCGCTGCTCGGCGCGGTGCTGGCCACGGCAGCGGCGGTCGGCGCGGTCGGCGCGGTGGCCTTCGTCGGACTGCTCGCCCCGCACGCCGCGCGGGCGCTGGCCGGGGCCGAGCACCGGCTGCTGCTGCCCGCCGCCGCGCTGGCCGGTGCGGTGTGCGTGACCGGCGCGGACTTCCTGGCCCAGAACCTGACCGCGCTGGTCCCGATGGTGGGCAGCCAGCGACTGGGCATCCCGGTCGGCGCGGTGACCGCGCTGGCCGGTGCGGTGGTGTTGATCGTGGTCGCGCGCCGGTACTCCAGCGCGCTGGCGGGGAGGGACAGTTCATGA
- a CDS encoding ABC transporter substrate-binding protein, producing the protein MRRSCAQLALLSLVTASAALVASCTSAPPATAPTGTAGAGAADIPVTAAPLAPSLSVTDPTGQAVTLPKVPERIVCLTGLCDDALTELGLKPAGTSNAVLLALPQLAGEAGKSVPVIPGSFGQEDVEAVGALRPDLVIGLAGVHDGLRPAVAKFNAPLWTVNPTTWEQSVGYLRNLGALTGRTEQALAAETKFRTTLAGAVKTSREKGLDKRTVLLMFGSADSIGVDTTESLTGKLLGQLFGYPFPAKSTNADTASTYSVEEILAKQPNVIFVYSLVFSSADRKLSEQLADNPVWKQVKAVRDGQVHEVVPKLWGSGRGTRSLGALVEEALAKVAQAPAA; encoded by the coding sequence GTGCGCCGCTCGTGCGCCCAGCTCGCCCTGCTCAGCCTGGTGACGGCCTCGGCCGCGTTGGTCGCGTCGTGCACCTCGGCGCCACCGGCAACCGCTCCCACGGGTACGGCCGGGGCGGGCGCGGCGGACATTCCGGTCACTGCGGCGCCGCTGGCCCCCTCGCTCAGCGTCACCGATCCGACCGGACAGGCGGTCACCCTGCCGAAGGTGCCGGAGCGCATCGTCTGCCTCACCGGATTGTGTGATGACGCGCTCACCGAGCTCGGGCTGAAACCGGCGGGCACCTCCAACGCGGTGCTGCTCGCGCTGCCCCAGCTCGCGGGCGAGGCGGGCAAGTCCGTACCGGTCATCCCGGGCAGTTTCGGGCAGGAGGACGTTGAGGCGGTCGGTGCGCTGCGCCCGGACCTGGTGATCGGCCTGGCCGGGGTGCACGACGGCCTGCGGCCTGCGGTCGCCAAGTTCAACGCTCCACTGTGGACGGTCAACCCGACGACCTGGGAGCAGTCCGTCGGCTACCTGCGCAACCTCGGCGCGCTCACCGGCCGCACCGAGCAGGCGCTGGCCGCCGAGACCAAGTTCCGCACCACCCTGGCCGGTGCGGTGAAGACCAGCCGGGAGAAGGGGCTGGACAAGCGGACCGTGCTGCTCATGTTCGGCAGCGCGGACTCCATCGGCGTGGACACCACCGAGTCGCTGACCGGCAAGCTGCTGGGCCAGCTGTTCGGTTACCCGTTCCCGGCCAAGAGCACCAACGCCGACACCGCGAGCACCTACAGCGTCGAGGAGATCCTCGCCAAGCAGCCGAACGTGATCTTCGTGTACTCCTTGGTCTTCTCCAGTGCGGACCGCAAGTTGTCCGAACAACTCGCCGACAACCCGGTGTGGAAGCAGGTGAAGGCCGTGCGTGACGGTCAGGTGCACGAGGTGGTGCCCAAGCTGTGGGGCTCCGGACGGGGCACCCGCAGCCTCGGCGCGCTCGTCGAGGAGGCGCTGGCCAAGGTCGCGCAGGCACCGGCGGCGTGA